The proteins below are encoded in one region of Planctopirus limnophila DSM 3776:
- a CDS encoding HU family DNA-binding protein, protein MTKKEIVKAISDEIGLTQLKTKEIVQKTFDAIVETLVADGRIELRNFGVFEVKKRAARKARNPRTGDKVFVPEKFVVTFKPGKEMEEKVRQLEEAAAREAMARHEQEQAAERAAEQVAAIPAPVAATPPPSYAEPAAAISPVPAPLPSVNGHESGISETAVPGTSQDSGQV, encoded by the coding sequence GTGACAAAGAAAGAAATTGTCAAAGCGATCTCCGACGAGATTGGGCTGACCCAACTCAAAACGAAAGAGATTGTCCAGAAGACGTTCGACGCCATTGTGGAGACTCTGGTGGCGGACGGACGCATTGAACTTCGCAACTTTGGTGTCTTCGAAGTGAAGAAGCGTGCAGCCCGTAAGGCTCGAAATCCCAGGACGGGCGATAAGGTCTTTGTTCCCGAAAAGTTCGTGGTCACTTTCAAGCCCGGGAAAGAGATGGAAGAAAAGGTGCGGCAGCTGGAAGAAGCTGCTGCCCGTGAAGCCATGGCTCGCCACGAACAGGAACAGGCTGCTGAACGCGCCGCTGAGCAGGTTGCGGCAATTCCTGCTCCAGTTGCAGCAACTCCTCCACCGAGCTATGCCGAACCTGCTGCTGCCATCAGCCCAGTTCCAGCCCCGTTGCCTTCAGTCAATGGGCATGAATCGGGTATCAGCGAGACCGCAGTTCCCGGCACTTCCCAAGACTCAGGGCAGGTCTGA
- a CDS encoding CvpA family protein — protein MTTYDIVMLLIVVGMAIQGAWRGLAWQVAPVASLILGYMVAGPVSPSLAPLFGDPPLADVLALIAVYVAVSLAVYLMIRSVKESLEKLKLAEFDKHLGFLLGAVKGVILTVVVTVLLITVSPAARQMILQTESHSIARLIIGEALPLMPETFRNTLSPYLREFQTDSIAYRNDDSNAYSGNRSRPGVRPSPARPEPGELTDRSRRSSSEVPTQPVSQGSSSSRLTQMWDQLWGQTANPGSEPPAAQPRQNLPANNSRDRFRNYDPYGGSNNTRENPYSAPTRSSADDRFAPPRNYESTSQSNYRSEPVRPYSPVLWGDNAEGGDAPLFDASSVTRDFVRDQVIAPAVGRMRDELDRSIRESWPDSFNRPTSGNYPGSSYESSSYPSDRYPSSSNPSGSNSTASPAPRRSSSGGY, from the coding sequence ATGACCACTTACGACATCGTGATGCTGCTGATTGTGGTCGGTATGGCCATTCAGGGTGCCTGGCGCGGTCTCGCATGGCAGGTGGCTCCCGTCGCCTCATTAATTCTGGGCTACATGGTCGCAGGGCCAGTTTCTCCTTCACTGGCTCCTTTGTTTGGTGACCCACCTTTGGCCGATGTTCTGGCACTCATTGCCGTTTACGTGGCAGTCTCACTGGCCGTCTACCTGATGATTCGCTCGGTCAAGGAGTCACTCGAAAAACTCAAGCTGGCCGAGTTTGACAAGCATCTGGGATTCCTGCTGGGGGCCGTCAAAGGGGTGATTCTCACTGTGGTCGTGACTGTCCTGCTCATCACAGTTTCACCCGCTGCTCGCCAAATGATTCTGCAGACGGAATCTCATTCGATTGCTCGACTCATCATTGGGGAAGCTTTGCCCCTGATGCCCGAAACATTTCGCAATACCCTTTCGCCCTATCTCCGCGAATTCCAGACTGACTCAATTGCGTATCGAAATGATGACAGCAATGCCTACTCTGGGAACAGATCGCGCCCTGGAGTTCGTCCTTCACCGGCTCGCCCAGAGCCTGGGGAACTGACGGATCGGAGTCGCAGATCTTCCAGTGAAGTTCCCACGCAACCAGTCTCTCAAGGCTCATCGAGCAGCCGGCTGACACAGATGTGGGATCAACTTTGGGGGCAGACTGCTAATCCTGGTTCTGAGCCTCCTGCTGCCCAACCTCGTCAAAACCTTCCTGCAAACAACTCGCGGGATCGCTTCCGGAATTACGATCCTTATGGCGGTTCGAATAACACCCGCGAGAACCCCTACTCGGCCCCCACTCGAAGTTCTGCAGATGATCGCTTTGCACCGCCCCGCAATTACGAATCAACAAGTCAGTCGAATTATCGCAGTGAGCCAGTCCGTCCTTATTCGCCCGTTTTGTGGGGCGATAATGCGGAAGGTGGCGATGCCCCCCTGTTCGATGCCTCCAGTGTGACTCGCGATTTTGTCCGCGATCAGGTGATTGCTCCTGCCGTCGGCCGCATGCGTGACGAACTGGATCGCAGCATTCGGGAAAGCTGGCCCGACTCATTCAATCGCCCCACCTCTGGCAACTATCCCGGAAGCAGCTATGAGAGCAGCAGCTATCCGAGCGACAGATATCCGAGTAGCAGTAATCCTTCTGGCAGCAACTCGACCGCGAGTCCGGCACCAAGACGATCCTCCTCGGGTGGTTACTAG
- a CDS encoding prenyltransferase/squalene oxidase repeat-containing protein, translating to MAWPLILSEGRGRKRDFSPAVMIYLLAISLVFGGRVASAQVPERSPADVQIEKPLPRRDTIEIDARKLLTPATDASINKGLAFLAARQHTDGSFGSGSIYRRNVAVTGLAGMSMLAAGSTPSRGKYATEIKLSIDFILKHSKPSGYILCEESPSHGPMYGHGFATLYLAEVYGMTPQENVRTALKNAVNLIVGSQNPEGGWRYDPDGKDADISVTVCQMMALRAARNAGIAVPRETVDRCTEYVKKCQNGDGGFRYRLEPRPQSQFPRSAAALVALNSAGIYEGPEIRTGIEYLLRFSPRAELFRYENHFYYGHYYAVQVMWHRGGEGWENWYSGIRDELLERQLPDGSWPDSLICAEYGTAMACLILQMPNNYLPIFQR from the coding sequence ATGGCATGGCCGTTGATCCTTTCTGAGGGGCGTGGCCGGAAGCGAGATTTTTCGCCGGCAGTCATGATCTATTTGCTGGCGATCTCATTGGTCTTTGGGGGAAGAGTCGCTTCAGCGCAAGTGCCTGAAAGATCACCAGCGGATGTTCAAATTGAAAAACCTCTCCCACGTCGGGATACCATCGAGATCGATGCCCGTAAGCTGCTGACACCCGCGACAGACGCCAGCATTAATAAAGGGCTGGCTTTTCTTGCTGCCCGCCAGCATACCGATGGTTCGTTTGGTTCCGGGTCAATTTATCGGAGAAATGTGGCAGTCACCGGGTTGGCAGGGATGTCGATGCTGGCTGCCGGCAGTACTCCCAGCCGCGGCAAGTATGCGACGGAAATCAAGCTGTCGATCGACTTCATTCTCAAGCACTCCAAGCCCTCAGGTTACATTCTTTGCGAGGAGAGTCCTTCGCATGGGCCCATGTACGGGCATGGCTTTGCAACACTTTATCTGGCGGAAGTCTATGGCATGACTCCTCAGGAAAATGTGCGCACAGCCCTGAAAAATGCCGTGAATCTGATTGTAGGCTCGCAAAATCCCGAAGGAGGATGGCGTTATGACCCGGATGGAAAAGATGCCGATATCTCGGTGACTGTCTGTCAGATGATGGCCTTGAGGGCGGCCCGAAATGCAGGGATTGCCGTCCCTCGGGAAACAGTCGATCGCTGTACCGAATATGTGAAGAAGTGCCAGAATGGTGATGGCGGATTCCGGTATCGACTGGAGCCCCGACCACAAAGCCAGTTTCCGAGATCTGCTGCAGCATTGGTGGCGTTGAACAGTGCCGGTATCTATGAAGGGCCGGAAATTCGCACCGGGATTGAGTACCTGCTGAGGTTTTCACCCAGAGCAGAACTCTTTCGCTATGAGAATCATTTCTATTACGGCCATTACTACGCAGTGCAGGTCATGTGGCATCGCGGTGGTGAGGGTTGGGAAAACTGGTACTCTGGCATTCGAGATGAACTCCTCGAGCGGCAACTCCCCGATGGAAGCTGGCCCGATTCGCTGATTTGTGCCGAGTATGGCACTGCCATGGCCTGTCTGATTCTGCAAATGCCCAATAACTATTTGCCAATCTTTCAGCGATAA